From a single Bacillus sp. NEB1478 genomic region:
- a CDS encoding SDR family oxidoreductase gives MNIFLTGATGFLGGRLIQNLAREGHTLYVLARNLQKAEELLKKTADFKGEVHIIKGDITTPDLGIDKESQQELIHNVDVFYHMAALVKFDLDLEDELFAINYEGTRHALDAAKKFGVSHFYYVSTAYTLGKEEFAKEELHPLNSSFNNPYEESKCKAEHLCLEYKQSYNVTILRPAIIVGDSQTGEADSKFTLYGLMRSLEVFKKRFQRKGLGNKVFHLLCEEGSTQNLVPVDYVAEILSDVLLKGRENQIYHITNSHPPLSADVFQIMRTKANLHPFKLAPYSYEQHLDQDEKNLNKMVDVYKNYLNRKIIFDDSNTQQLLKAFDKEPLLMNEEMINRIIEGYREHNLITN, from the coding sequence ATGAATATATTTCTTACCGGTGCAACCGGGTTTTTAGGTGGACGTTTAATTCAAAATCTAGCTCGTGAAGGTCATACGCTGTATGTTTTGGCTCGCAACCTTCAAAAAGCAGAAGAATTACTTAAAAAAACAGCCGATTTTAAAGGCGAAGTGCATATTATAAAAGGCGATATTACAACCCCTGATTTGGGGATCGATAAAGAATCACAGCAAGAACTTATTCATAATGTAGATGTGTTCTATCATATGGCTGCTCTTGTAAAATTCGACTTGGACTTAGAAGATGAGCTTTTTGCAATAAATTACGAAGGTACAAGGCATGCGCTGGACGCAGCAAAAAAGTTTGGTGTCTCGCATTTTTATTATGTGAGTACGGCATATACTCTCGGAAAAGAAGAGTTTGCAAAGGAAGAACTGCATCCTTTAAACAGCTCATTTAACAATCCTTATGAAGAAAGCAAATGTAAGGCAGAGCATCTATGTTTGGAATATAAGCAATCCTACAATGTTACGATATTAAGACCTGCGATCATAGTCGGTGATTCGCAAACAGGGGAAGCTGATTCCAAATTTACGCTGTACGGATTAATGAGAAGTCTTGAAGTCTTTAAGAAGCGTTTTCAGCGCAAAGGACTTGGCAACAAGGTATTCCATTTGTTATGTGAGGAAGGCAGTACTCAAAATCTGGTGCCTGTTGACTACGTGGCAGAAATTTTATCTGATGTTCTGCTAAAGGGAAGAGAAAACCAAATCTATCATATAACGAACAGCCATCCGCCATTGAGTGCAGATGTCTTTCAAATTATGAGAACAAAAGCAAATTTGCACCCGTTTAAACTTGCTCCATATTCCTATGAACAGCATCTAGATCAAGATGAGAAAAACTTAAACAAGATGGTTGACGTTTATAAAAATTATTTGAATCGCAAAATCATTTTTGACGACTCAAATACACAACAATTACTGAAGGCATTTGA
- a CDS encoding redoxin domain-containing protein produces MLLKTGDLAPDFTLPSTLKKDISLSDFRGKKNVLVAFYPLDFTPGUIKEITSWKEDYQRFEGANTEVLAISVDHIYSHNVFSASLGTLPYPLLADWHKKVTKEFGVLNEENGTANRSCFVIDKNGIIKFCNHKFDANERIQYEDIFKACETCGKED; encoded by the coding sequence TTGTTGTTAAAAACAGGCGATTTGGCACCGGATTTCACATTGCCATCCACATTAAAAAAAGACATTTCTTTAAGTGATTTTAGAGGAAAGAAAAATGTGCTGGTAGCCTTTTATCCACTTGACTTTACACCTGGCTGAATAAAAGAAATTACCTCTTGGAAAGAGGATTACCAAAGATTTGAAGGTGCCAATACGGAAGTACTGGCAATCAGTGTAGATCACATTTATTCTCATAATGTATTTTCTGCGAGCCTCGGGACCCTTCCTTATCCGCTTTTGGCTGATTGGCATAAAAAAGTAACGAAAGAGTTTGGCGTTTTGAATGAAGAAAACGGAACAGCTAATCGATCTTGCTTTGTCATCGATAAAAACGGAATCATCAAATTTTGCAATCATAAATTTGATGCGAATGAGAGAATTCAGTATGAAGATATATTTAAAGCATGCGAAACATGTGGAAAGGAAGACTGA